The proteins below come from a single Nostoc sp. KVJ3 genomic window:
- a CDS encoding Uma2 family endonuclease — protein sequence MLNYNPLHCLPSSEELPDSNDTPVDNELQNLIPGLLKTTLALVWCDRWDWFFGVDMGIYYHPDKTAVVPDGFLSLGVKRFIDEDLRLSYVLWEENKPPILALEVVSQIYREEYSTKKEFYAKELGILYYVVYSPLRRKKTPLEVYQLVDGEYILISGNPVWLPEIGLGIGRERGIYQGIVREWLYWYDEEGQRLLTPEERIREAEERTAFEEQRRVEAEQKVKMLIERLNALGVDPDTLS from the coding sequence ATGTTAAACTACAATCCACTGCATTGTTTGCCATCTTCCGAAGAGTTACCAGACTCAAATGATACCCCTGTGGATAATGAACTCCAAAATTTAATTCCCGGCTTGTTGAAAACGACACTGGCTTTAGTTTGGTGCGATCGCTGGGATTGGTTTTTTGGTGTTGACATGGGTATTTATTATCACCCAGATAAAACAGCCGTTGTCCCTGATGGGTTTCTCAGCTTAGGTGTTAAACGCTTTATTGATGAAGATTTACGCCTAAGTTATGTGCTGTGGGAAGAAAATAAGCCGCCAATTTTAGCACTAGAAGTTGTTTCTCAAATTTATCGAGAAGAATATAGCACCAAGAAAGAATTCTATGCCAAAGAATTAGGAATCTTATACTACGTTGTATATAGTCCGCTTCGGCGTAAAAAGACACCTTTGGAGGTATATCAGCTAGTTGATGGGGAATATATTTTAATCTCAGGAAATCCCGTTTGGCTACCAGAGATTGGTTTAGGAATTGGGCGAGAACGGGGAATTTATCAAGGTATAGTGCGGGAATGGCTGTACTGGTATGACGAGGAAGGACAAAGATTGCTAACACCAGAAGAACGCATCAGGGAAGCGGAAGAACGCACAGCTTTTGAAGAACAGCGACGTGTGGAAGCAGAACAAAAAGTAAAAATGTTAATTGAAAGGTTGAATGCACTTGGTGTCGATCCAGATACTTTATCGTAG
- a CDS encoding DUF4351 domain-containing protein, with protein sequence MTNVTDVYDGLRADFDSPWKEIIEVYFPQAMHFFFPETSALINWERPYEFLDKEFQQITREAEQGKRYADQLVKVWQTQGEELWLLIHVEIQAQKEDNFPKRMFTYNFRIFDRFDRPAISLAILCDSNREWRPNNYSYNYPNTRLTFEFGSIKLLDYENRFHELENSDNPFATVVMAHLKTQQTRSSPEQRKIWKFSLIRRLYDLGLEEQDIRNLYRFIDWVMILPKALENQFWEEFKEFEQERTMRYVTTGERIGYERGKQEGEQKGEQRLILKLLQRRVGELSPELQERIKSLSLNQLETLGEALLDFTAMEDLLNWLQTN encoded by the coding sequence ATGACTAATGTTACCGATGTCTACGACGGGCTACGCGCTGATTTTGATAGCCCTTGGAAAGAAATTATAGAAGTTTATTTTCCCCAAGCAATGCATTTCTTTTTTCCAGAAACTTCTGCATTAATTAATTGGGAGCGTCCCTACGAATTTCTAGATAAAGAATTTCAACAAATAACTCGTGAAGCCGAACAAGGTAAGCGATATGCCGATCAATTAGTCAAAGTTTGGCAAACCCAAGGGGAAGAACTTTGGTTATTAATCCATGTCGAAATTCAGGCACAAAAAGAAGATAACTTTCCCAAGCGGATGTTTACCTACAACTTTCGCATATTTGACCGCTTCGATCGACCAGCAATTAGTCTTGCAATTCTATGCGATTCAAACCGCGAATGGCGGCCAAATAATTACAGTTACAATTATCCCAATACTCGCTTAACTTTTGAATTTGGCAGTATTAAACTTTTAGATTACGAAAATCGCTTTCACGAGTTAGAAAATAGCGATAATCCATTTGCAACTGTCGTCATGGCGCATTTGAAAACGCAGCAGACACGCTCATCACCCGAACAACGCAAAATATGGAAATTTAGCTTAATTCGCAGGTTATATGATTTGGGCTTAGAAGAACAGGATATTCGCAACCTATATCGATTTATCGATTGGGTTATGATATTACCAAAGGCATTGGAAAATCAGTTTTGGGAAGAGTTTAAAGAATTTGAGCAGGAGCGGACTATGAGATATGTAACTACAGGTGAGCGCATCGGCTATGAGCGGGGAAAACAAGAAGGTGAACAAAAAGGTGAACAACGACTTATTTTAAAATTACTACAAAGACGAGTGGGAGAATTATCACCAGAATTGCAAGAGCGCATCAAATCTCTTTCTTTAAATCAATTAGAAACCCTTGGCGAAGCTTTGTTAGATTTTACTGCTATGGAAGATTTACTTAACTGGTTGCAAACAAATTAA
- the ndhD1 gene encoding photosynthetic/respiratory NAD(P)H-quinone oxidoreductase subunit D1: MNIANFPWLTTIILFPIAASLLLPIIPDKEGKTVRWYSLIVGLIDFALIVYAFYTGYDFSNPDLQLVESYPWVPQLGLNWSVGADGLSMPLIILTGFITTLAILAAWPVTFKPKLFYFLILAMYGGQIAVFAVQDMLLFFLVWELELVPIYFLLSIWGGKRRQYAATKFILYTAGGSLFILLSALTMGFYGDTVTFDMRSLALKDFALNFQLALYAGFLIAYAVKLPIIPLHTWLPDAHGEATAPVHMLLAGILLKMGGYALIRMNAQMLPDAHAYFAPVLVVLGVVNIIYAALTSFAQRNLKRKIAYSSISHMGFVMIGIASFTDLGLSGAVLQMVSHGLIGASLFFLVGATYDRTHTLMLDEMGGVAKRMPKIFAMFTTCSMASLALPGMSGFVAELMVFVGFATSDAYTSTFKVIVVFLMAVGVILTPIYLLSMLREIFYGEENKELVSHQALIDAEPREVFIIACLLIPIIGIGFYPKLLTQMYDATTVQLTARLRDSVPTLAQQKDETLKVSLSAPDIGN, translated from the coding sequence ATGAATATAGCTAATTTTCCGTGGCTGACGACGATTATTCTGTTTCCGATAGCCGCGTCGCTACTTCTTCCCATCATCCCTGACAAAGAAGGCAAAACAGTGCGCTGGTACTCCCTCATCGTGGGGCTGATAGATTTTGCACTAATTGTTTATGCTTTTTATACTGGGTATGATTTCTCCAATCCAGATTTGCAGTTAGTGGAAAGTTACCCTTGGGTACCACAATTGGGTTTGAATTGGTCAGTAGGGGCAGATGGCTTATCCATGCCCCTAATTATTTTGACTGGATTCATTACCACGCTGGCGATTTTAGCAGCTTGGCCTGTCACCTTCAAGCCCAAGCTATTTTACTTCTTGATTTTGGCGATGTATGGCGGTCAAATTGCCGTGTTCGCCGTCCAGGATATGCTGTTATTTTTCCTGGTGTGGGAACTAGAACTAGTACCGATATACTTTCTGCTGTCGATTTGGGGAGGTAAAAGACGGCAATATGCAGCGACTAAATTCATTTTATACACTGCTGGCGGGTCGCTGTTTATTTTGCTGTCTGCCCTGACAATGGGATTTTACGGCGATACGGTGACGTTCGACATGCGATCGCTCGCCTTAAAAGATTTCGCCCTGAATTTCCAACTTGCCCTCTATGCGGGCTTCCTAATTGCCTACGCCGTCAAGTTGCCGATTATTCCCTTACACACCTGGCTACCTGATGCCCACGGTGAAGCTACAGCCCCTGTCCACATGTTATTAGCAGGTATTCTCTTGAAGATGGGCGGTTACGCCTTAATTCGGATGAATGCCCAAATGCTGCCTGATGCCCACGCTTATTTCGCACCAGTGTTGGTGGTTTTGGGGGTAGTTAATATCATCTACGCTGCCTTGACATCCTTTGCCCAGCGCAACCTGAAGCGAAAAATTGCCTACTCTTCAATTTCTCACATGGGCTTTGTGATGATTGGCATTGCCTCCTTCACCGATTTGGGATTGAGTGGGGCAGTATTGCAAATGGTTTCTCACGGGTTAATTGGGGCGAGTTTGTTCTTCCTGGTTGGCGCAACTTACGATCGCACCCACACCCTGATGTTGGATGAAATGGGCGGTGTTGCGAAGAGAATGCCGAAGATTTTCGCCATGTTCACTACCTGTTCGATGGCTTCTTTGGCATTGCCAGGAATGAGCGGTTTCGTAGCAGAATTAATGGTATTTGTCGGCTTTGCTACTAGCGATGCTTATACCTCTACCTTCAAAGTCATTGTGGTGTTCTTGATGGCAGTGGGAGTAATTTTAACTCCGATTTATCTGCTGTCGATGTTGCGCGAAATTTTCTATGGAGAAGAAAACAAGGAATTAGTTTCTCACCAAGCTTTGATAGATGCCGAACCCCGTGAAGTATTTATCATTGCCTGTTTGTTAATTCCAATTATTGGGATTGGTTTCTATCCAAAATTGCTGACTCAAATGTATGACGCGACAACTGTACAATTGACGGCAAGATTGCGTGATTCCGTGCCGACATTAGCACAGCAAAAAGACGAAACACTCAAGGTTTCTTTGAGTGCGCCCGATATTGGTAATTAA
- a CDS encoding type II toxin-antitoxin system MqsA family antitoxin — MMKCVICQHGETKPGLVTVTLERDECIIVLKKVPAEICDNCGEYYLSDAVTEQVLEKAESAINNGAELEILRYAA, encoded by the coding sequence ATGATGAAATGCGTAATTTGTCAGCATGGAGAAACTAAACCGGGTTTAGTAACTGTGACATTAGAAAGAGATGAATGTATTATCGTTTTAAAAAAAGTTCCAGCAGAAATTTGTGATAACTGTGGTGAATATTATTTAAGTGATGCAGTTACTGAACAGGTTTTAGAAAAAGCAGAGTCAGCTATTAATAATGGAGCAGAGTTGGAGATTCTTAGATATGCAGCTTAA
- a CDS encoding DUF4258 domain-containing protein, protein MYCENLVFSRHAIQQMFYRRISQKDVKTVISYGEVIEENPNDTPYPSYLNIGFYRR, encoded by the coding sequence ATGTATTGCGAAAATTTAGTTTTCTCCCGTCATGCTATCCAACAAATGTTTTATCGTCGCATCAGTCAAAAAGATGTAAAAACTGTGATTTCTTATGGAGAAGTGATAGAAGAAAATCCTAATGATACACCTTACCCTAGTTATCTAAATATTGGATTTTATAGAAGGTAA
- a CDS encoding class I SAM-dependent DNA methyltransferase: MPFSDFTNPYQNPANIPQNYRQHPNLQKLLLSDGSGKYVRPLEDPVTIWAIQILEQEYGVPLDAMELELSNITASRQMFGRSDLIIYDDRYFGSGTGLDVAFIMLEAMEPSKKFEGNEELGWNYHFKQLEVYMSASPSARYAILTSGKHTKIYRRDLDYPRKLEPIGDLPKYESAREAANHSPYKVIYNTSKPDDIQTRLQPLTRDKFREVLGDTRSGCHSILRDNEGLQPQEAVDAMVKFLFAKWYDEQATIDLVKQTGESRAYVFSVSNETDPERLLVQVRDTFEKAKQWERETLAKKFGDDLGVRLAFNEGDVLQFKPHTTMEIVKRLQPWSLRKSSADVKGGVFEDFLSKTFRDDLGQYFTPTPVINLMVGILQPTVNDYVGDPACGSARMLTHVLDYVRKQEYAKAIANNGGSAEGINPEEPTQEFIKFRDNHLFGAEYSRTVMHIARVNTLMNGAQYADLKVMDSLERLGSITGGITEGLPERPGFYLGGLTMILTNPPFGSKVTNESVLKDFAGRDGVSKKKGKVVKSIPQEVAFLNRCIEFLTPGGKLAIVLPDGVLANSSMQDIRDWILRWARLKAVISLPQATFAPYGAGVKTSVIVLEKRETPLSAEAQLELGKEVIEADEDYEVYMARIDDIGYDATGRFSVPEDNAHFPIEVIETVTDFESLAGW; the protein is encoded by the coding sequence ATGCCTTTCTCCGATTTCACTAATCCTTACCAAAATCCGGCTAACATACCACAGAACTATCGCCAGCACCCAAATCTTCAGAAACTTCTTTTGTCTGATGGTTCTGGTAAATATGTACGTCCGCTTGAAGACCCCGTGACAATATGGGCAATTCAGATTTTAGAACAGGAGTATGGTGTTCCACTAGACGCAATGGAGCTAGAACTTTCCAACATAACTGCATCTAGGCAGATGTTTGGTAGGTCTGATCTAATCATTTATGATGATCGCTATTTTGGCTCTGGCACAGGCTTAGATGTAGCTTTCATCATGTTAGAAGCGATGGAACCTAGCAAAAAGTTTGAGGGTAACGAAGAACTGGGATGGAATTACCATTTCAAACAACTAGAAGTTTACATGAGTGCTTCACCATCTGCCCGTTATGCAATTTTAACTAGTGGTAAACACACGAAAATTTATCGTCGTGACCTTGATTACCCAAGAAAATTAGAACCTATTGGGGATTTGCCAAAGTACGAAAGCGCTCGTGAGGCAGCAAATCATAGTCCTTACAAAGTTATCTATAATACCAGTAAACCAGATGATATTCAAACTAGGCTACAGCCTTTAACCCGTGATAAGTTTCGGGAGGTTTTGGGAGATACGCGTTCTGGTTGTCACTCAATTCTCAGAGATAATGAGGGTTTGCAGCCACAAGAAGCCGTTGATGCAATGGTTAAATTCTTGTTTGCTAAGTGGTATGACGAACAGGCAACAATTGACTTGGTAAAGCAAACAGGAGAATCACGGGCTTATGTATTTAGTGTTAGTAATGAAACTGACCCAGAACGTTTATTAGTTCAAGTAAGAGATACTTTTGAGAAAGCAAAGCAGTGGGAACGAGAAACACTAGCGAAAAAATTTGGTGATGATTTGGGTGTGCGTTTGGCTTTTAATGAGGGTGATGTACTGCAATTCAAGCCTCACACGACAATGGAAATCGTTAAGCGTTTACAGCCTTGGAGTTTGCGAAAATCTTCAGCAGATGTCAAAGGTGGAGTGTTTGAGGATTTTTTGAGTAAGACTTTCCGCGATGATTTGGGGCAATATTTCACACCTACACCAGTAATTAATTTAATGGTGGGAATTTTGCAACCTACAGTAAATGATTATGTTGGCGATCCTGCTTGCGGTTCAGCGCGTATGTTGACGCACGTTTTGGATTATGTGCGTAAGCAGGAGTATGCAAAAGCAATAGCAAATAATGGTGGTAGTGCTGAAGGGATTAATCCTGAAGAACCAACCCAAGAGTTTATCAAGTTTCGAGATAATCATTTATTTGGTGCTGAATATTCTCGAACTGTGATGCACATAGCGCGAGTTAATACTTTAATGAATGGCGCACAATATGCTGATTTAAAGGTAATGGATTCGCTAGAGCGATTGGGTAGTATTACAGGAGGAATTACAGAGGGGCTTCCAGAACGTCCAGGGTTTTATCTGGGAGGGTTGACAATGATATTAACTAATCCTCCATTTGGTTCTAAAGTGACAAATGAAAGTGTTTTGAAAGACTTTGCTGGACGAGATGGAGTTAGTAAGAAAAAGGGCAAAGTTGTTAAAAGTATTCCCCAAGAAGTAGCTTTCCTTAATCGCTGTATTGAATTTCTAACACCAGGGGGAAAGTTAGCAATTGTTTTACCCGATGGGGTATTGGCAAACAGTTCAATGCAGGATATTAGAGATTGGATTTTACGTTGGGCAAGATTAAAAGCAGTAATTAGTTTACCACAAGCTACATTTGCGCCTTATGGCGCGGGTGTGAAAACTAGCGTGATTGTTTTAGAAAAGCGTGAAACACCTTTGTCCGCAGAAGCTCAATTAGAACTAGGAAAGGAAGTTATAGAAGCTGATGAAGATTATGAAGTTTACATGGCTCGAATAGATGATATTGGTTATGATGCTACAGGTCGTTTTAGTGTACCTGAAGACAATGCACATTTCCCTATTGAAGTAATAGAAACAGTTACAGACTTTGAAAGCCTAGCAGGATGGTAA
- a CDS encoding restriction endonuclease subunit S gives MDINKHDIKRFLVKSSDLTRKKLFVEFYQPKSQFLFNKLHECPYPLHSLKKLSNRMFDGPFGSNRKVDMYQDSGIPYIRVKDVLPSGIFLDELKYISQEKHNELIRSRVVPGNLLITIAGRLGTAAVFPESLTEGNITGHIVGLELSKKVNPYYVATFINSQLGEFQAIRLGHRTTRPELNLSEVGEFIIPVPPIPVQDCIAQIMQNAYYTHQEKLLAAQNLIVGIQEYVIKVIGIKNVLPRSQNRFLIRRSQLNRFDVRYFLPFYTQLEQTIENSIYPTKTLSEICINIVNGLTPAKDGYTENGCVVIKVSSLTKDWKIEWKKVAFTSRIFFKKAKKAYVKDGDLLLLSASHQLDYIGGSFGLVRNIPIEYLDQCMAVGELIIVRVNHQIVLPEYLLTCFIIKPIQELINRMSRGQTAHLYAEDLQHLRVPLPPMKIQQVIVDELNRRRNEANRLYTEAEYLLTEAKARVERMILGEEEVT, from the coding sequence ATGGATATTAATAAACATGATATCAAGCGATTTCTAGTTAAATCAAGTGATTTGACTAGAAAAAAACTTTTTGTTGAATTTTATCAACCTAAATCTCAATTTCTATTTAACAAACTGCATGAATGTCCATATCCTCTTCATTCCTTAAAGAAATTAAGTAACCGGATGTTTGACGGCCCTTTTGGTAGTAACCGTAAAGTTGATATGTATCAGGATAGCGGAATACCTTACATTAGAGTTAAGGATGTTCTACCTTCAGGAATTTTTTTAGATGAACTTAAATACATATCTCAAGAAAAACACAATGAGTTGATTCGTAGCCGTGTAGTTCCAGGAAATCTTTTGATAACAATAGCAGGTAGACTTGGAACTGCTGCTGTATTTCCTGAAAGTCTAACAGAAGGTAATATTACAGGTCATATTGTTGGTTTAGAACTTTCAAAAAAAGTAAATCCTTATTATGTTGCAACATTTATTAACTCTCAATTGGGTGAATTTCAAGCTATTAGATTAGGACATAGAACAACAAGACCAGAATTGAATTTATCTGAAGTTGGAGAGTTTATAATCCCTGTTCCTCCTATACCTGTTCAAGATTGCATTGCTCAAATAATGCAGAATGCCTATTATACACATCAAGAAAAGCTACTAGCTGCACAAAACTTAATTGTAGGAATCCAAGAGTATGTAATTAAAGTAATTGGAATTAAAAATGTCTTACCAAGAAGTCAAAATCGTTTTCTCATTAGGCGATCACAATTAAATCGCTTTGATGTCCGTTATTTTTTACCATTCTATACTCAGCTAGAGCAAACAATAGAAAATTCAATATACCCAACAAAAACTTTATCTGAGATTTGCATAAATATAGTCAATGGATTAACCCCCGCTAAAGACGGTTATACAGAAAATGGCTGCGTAGTAATAAAAGTTTCTAGTCTTACAAAAGATTGGAAAATTGAATGGAAAAAAGTAGCTTTTACATCAAGAATATTTTTTAAAAAAGCTAAGAAAGCATACGTAAAAGATGGAGATTTACTTTTACTTTCAGCTTCTCATCAATTGGACTATATTGGTGGAAGTTTTGGCTTGGTAAGAAATATTCCTATTGAATATCTTGATCAATGTATGGCAGTTGGTGAGTTAATTATTGTTAGAGTTAACCATCAAATCGTACTGCCAGAATACTTACTCACTTGTTTTATCATTAAGCCTATTCAAGAGCTTATCAACCGAATGTCTAGAGGTCAAACTGCTCACCTTTATGCAGAAGACTTGCAACATCTGCGCGTTCCCTTACCGCCTATGAAAATTCAGCAAGTAATCGTAGATGAATTAAACAGGCGACGTAATGAAGCAAATCGTCTGTATACGGAAGCTGAATACTTGCTGACTGAAGCAAAAGCTCGTGTTGAACGCATGATACTAGGAGAAGAAGAGGTTACATGA
- a CDS encoding helix-turn-helix domain-containing protein, whose protein sequence is MKEGSKYQPLLEFLRGSNQNEINLSFADIETLINDTLPNSAKSKRAWWSNRSKGALQALSWIEAGYRVGDVDFDKQCVTFRKFTTSEQVQLVDGKVVWNSKSIKALRLQIGLTQAEFAQELGVRQQTVSEWENGIYEPTRSKSKHLDLVAKTIGFKYEVGS, encoded by the coding sequence ATGAAGGAGGGCAGCAAGTACCAGCCACTCCTTGAATTTTTACGTGGCAGTAATCAAAATGAAATAAATTTATCATTTGCTGACATTGAGACTTTAATAAATGATACTTTACCCAATTCAGCAAAAAGTAAACGGGCGTGGTGGAGTAATCGTAGCAAAGGCGCATTACAGGCTTTGTCCTGGATAGAAGCAGGATATCGCGTTGGGGATGTTGATTTTGATAAGCAATGCGTTACTTTTCGCAAATTTACTACTAGCGAACAAGTGCAGCTTGTAGATGGAAAAGTGGTATGGAATAGCAAATCAATCAAGGCATTACGCCTCCAAATTGGTTTAACACAGGCAGAATTTGCACAAGAGTTAGGTGTACGCCAGCAAACAGTTAGTGAATGGGAAAACGGAATCTATGAACCAACTCGCTCAAAGTCAAAACATTTAGACTTAGTTGCAAAAACAATTGGGTTCAAATATGAGGTAGGAAGTTAA
- a CDS encoding UPF0175 family protein: MQITIEIPDDIAHQLANTPDQLSRRALESLVVEAYRHRQISTAQVQRLLNLSSRLATDAFLKAYEAYLPYTVADLEQDLQAIDQAITQQ, from the coding sequence ATGCAAATTACCATCGAAATACCCGATGACATTGCCCATCAACTCGCTAATACCCCTGACCAACTTTCTCGCCGCGCCTTAGAATCGCTGGTGGTTGAAGCTTATCGCCATCGGCAAATTTCTACTGCTCAAGTTCAACGTCTGTTAAATCTTTCTTCTCGACTTGCTACCGATGCTTTTCTTAAAGCCTATGAAGCTTACCTACCCTACACCGTAGCTGACTTAGAGCAAGACTTGCAAGCTATTGACCAAGCAATTACTCAGCAATGA
- a CDS encoding DUF3368 domain-containing protein, which yields MIVVCDTSPLCYLILIDCVEILPQLFGRITIPNAVCTELLAEGSYIQVQNWIAQPPSWLEIQTTTPLLPNLSSKLGIGEQETISLAVQLNAALIILDDMDARQAAIAQGLNVTGLLGVLYRAGTKDIIDFPNAISKLQLTTFRASSALIQSFLDRYYQEQG from the coding sequence ATGATAGTTGTTTGCGATACTTCACCTTTGTGCTATCTCATCTTGATTGATTGTGTTGAAATTCTGCCTCAACTTTTCGGCCGCATCACCATCCCCAATGCCGTCTGCACAGAACTTCTTGCCGAAGGTTCTTACATCCAAGTTCAAAACTGGATTGCCCAACCTCCAAGCTGGTTAGAGATTCAAACTACCACGCCTCTATTACCCAACTTATCTAGCAAACTTGGTATAGGTGAGCAAGAAACCATTTCTCTGGCTGTCCAACTCAACGCCGCCCTGATTATCTTAGATGATATGGATGCTCGACAAGCAGCGATCGCACAAGGTCTTAATGTCACAGGCTTACTCGGTGTTCTTTATCGTGCAGGAACCAAAGATATAATTGATTTTCCTAACGCCATTTCTAAATTGCAATTAACCACCTTTCGTGCATCTTCTGCCCTCATCCAAAGTTTTTTAGATCGTTATTACCAAGAACAAGGTTAA
- a CDS encoding addiction module protein, which produces MTLEQLEAEVLALPKDSQVILLARLLERLGQESGIDQEIAASWAEEAQKRDEDMNTNQITGIPAEEVFRRVCAS; this is translated from the coding sequence ATGACCCTTGAACAGCTTGAAGCCGAAGTTCTTGCACTTCCAAAAGATTCTCAAGTGATTTTATTAGCAAGATTACTGGAAAGATTGGGTCAAGAAAGTGGAATAGATCAAGAAATTGCGGCTAGTTGGGCTGAAGAAGCCCAGAAGCGTGATGAAGATATGAACACCAATCAAATTACTGGTATTCCGGCTGAAGAAGTGTTTCGACGAGTTTGTGCATCTTAA
- a CDS encoding type II toxin-antitoxin system HicA family toxin → MKRRDLISKIEEMGCIFVRHGGKHDWYQNPITKISQAVPRHREIKEQLAKHIIKMLNDEAD, encoded by the coding sequence ATGAAACGAAGAGATTTAATCAGTAAGATTGAAGAAATGGGTTGTATCTTCGTTCGTCATGGTGGCAAACATGATTGGTATCAGAATCCAATAACAAAAATATCTCAAGCTGTTCCTAGACATAGGGAAATTAAGGAGCAACTTGCAAAACATATTATTAAGATGCTTAACGATGAAGCAGACTAA
- a CDS encoding type II toxin-antitoxin system HicB family antitoxin: MIKKKYIYWQDDDMWLGYLEEYPDYWTQGETEEELKENLLDIYSELTSGNIQNIRRVAELEVS, encoded by the coding sequence ATGATTAAGAAGAAATACATTTACTGGCAAGATGATGATATGTGGTTAGGTTATCTAGAAGAATATCCTGACTATTGGACTCAGGGTGAAACTGAAGAGGAGCTAAAAGAAAATCTACTCGATATTTACAGTGAATTAACAAGTGGAAATATCCAAAATATTCGTAGAGTTGCAGAACTTGAAGTTTCATGA